A single Cottoperca gobio chromosome 7, fCotGob3.1, whole genome shotgun sequence DNA region contains:
- the LOC115011017 gene encoding L-rhamnose-binding lectin SML-like yields MHRFGLSTTLLLAATCSLMMTAVVCNDRVITCGSSQNVHRLSCGDGVITVQKALYGRADNQTCSEGRPQSQVINTQCSQEGTLGVIKSRCDGKTDCELNINVFRTSDPCVGTYKYLDTTFTCFPAIHFAVCENSLADLQCDVGQIIFVYGAYYGRRDMTTCSYKRPADQLENVFCSRPQRKVVDSCNGKNSCSFRVSNSMFGDPCRGTYKYLDVAYTCVYPSVTTNQPPNNS; encoded by the exons ATGCATCGCTTCGGGCTCAGCACCACACTGT TGCTGGCAGCAACCTGTTCGCTCATGATGACGGCAG TTGTTTGCAACGATAGAGTGATCACCTGTGGAAGCAGCCAGAATGTCCATCGCCTGAGCTGTGGTGA TGGAGTGATCACTGTGCAGAAAGCATTGTATGGACGTGCAGACAATCAGACCTGCAGTGAGGGAAGACCTCAGTCTCAGGTCATCAATACACAGTGCTCTCAAGAGGGCACTTTGGGCGTCATCAAGTCACG CTGTGATGGCAAGACGGACTGTGAACTGAACATTAACGTCTTCCGTACATCTGATCCCTGCGTTGGCACCTACAAATACCTGGAtaccaccttcacctgcttcCCAGCAA TTCATTTTGCTGTGTGTGAGAACTCTTTGGCAGACCTCCAGTGCg ATGTGGGACAGATTATATTTGTGTACGGTGCTTACTATGGACGCCGGGACATGACCACCTGCTCTTACAAAAGGCCTGctgatcagctggaaaatgtcTTCTGCTCAAGGCCTCAGAGGAAGGTTGTTGACAG CTGTAATGGGAAAAACAGCTGTAGTTTCAGGGTGAGCAATTCGATGTTCGGAGATCCTTGTCGCGGCACTTACAAGTACCTGGATGTGGCTTACACATGTGTAT ATCCTTCGGTCACTACAAATCAGCCTCCAAATAATTCTTAA
- the LOC115011016 gene encoding LOW QUALITY PROTEIN: uncharacterized protein LOC115011016 (The sequence of the model RefSeq protein was modified relative to this genomic sequence to represent the inferred CDS: deleted 1 base in 1 codon) — MVHVTCTTVLLAATCLLLSQDVVTETVTTCEVETIHSLSCDIGVIRVYEALYGRADSVTCGDGRPPGQLADTTCSQDGTVDVLKRRCDGRIVCDVRVSDFGSPDPCTGTYKYLQTKYTCLPAIHQVTCEHSFASLQCDEGNLIFVIGAHYGRHDRTTCISQRPESQIQNIDCSRQQASKVFESCDGKNGCVIKAGNSVFGDPCYGTFKYLEVAYICEKDTGFEVSPDEVEPSVGGADDQTDAIPMSSSSDSLSTSDEPDARATLPTPCDILVSYSTFPGYVSWRDTQSGSWYVETLDRILEENASTDDLVTMLMMLIMGDPSFGSGGSFILTGHLQPGLTKTMVHVTCTTVLLAATCLLLSQDVVTETVTTCEVETIHSLSCDIGVIRVYEALYGRADSVTCGDGRPPGQLADTTCSQDGTVDVLKRRCDGRIVCDVRVSDFGSPDPCTGTYKYLQTKYTCLPAIHQVTCEHSFASLQCDEGNLIFVIGAHYGRHDRTTCISQRPESQIQNIDCSRQQASKVFESCDGKNGCVIKASNSVFGDPCYGTFKYLEVAYICKCG, encoded by the exons ATGGTCCACGTCACATGCACCACAGTCT TGCTGGCAGCGACGTGTCTGCTTCTAAGTCAAG ATGTTGTCACAGAGACAGTTACCACCTGTGAAGTCGAGACTATCCATAGCCTGAGTTGTG ATATCGGAGTGATCAGGGTGTATGAAGCCCTGTATGGACGTGCAGACAGTGTGACCTGCGGTGATGGAAGACCTCCGGGACAGCTCGCCGACACAACGTGCTCTCAAGATGGCACTGTGGACGTCCTCAAGAGAAG GTGTGACGGAAGAATAGTGTGTGATGTGAGAGTGAGTGACTTCGGCTCACCTGATCCCTGCACAGGCACCTATAAATATCTACAGACCAAGTACACCTGCCTCCCAGCAA TTCACCAAGTGACATGTGAGCACTCTTTCGCCTCCCTGCAGTGTG ATGAAGGGAATCTTATATTTGTCATTGGTGCCCATTATGGACGCCACGACCGGACCACATGCATTTCCCAACGGCCTGAGTCTCAGATCCAAAACATCGACTGCTCACGCCAGCAAGCCAGCAAGgtttttgaaag CTGCGATGGGAAAAACGGCTGCGTTATCAAAGCC GGCAACTCGGTGTTTGGAGACCCCTGTTATGGCACATTCAAGTACCTGGAGGTCGCttacatat GTGAAAAAGACACGGGCTTTGAGGTGTCCCCTGATGAGGTTGAACCATCCGTCGGTGGAGCGGATGATCAGACTGACGCCATTCCGATGTCGTCCAGCAGCGACTCTCTGAGCACGTCCGACGAGCCGGACGCCAGAGCCACGCTGCCCACCCCGTGTGACATTCTGGTGTCCTACTCTACTTTTCcgg GTTATGTGTCCTGGAGAGACACCCAGTCAGGCTCCTGGTACGTGGAGACACTGGACCGGATTCTTGAGGAGAATGCTTCTACCGATGACCTGGTCACAATGTTGATGATG CTCATTATGGGCGACCCCTCTTTTGGTTCAGGAGGCAG CTTCATTCTCACTGGTCACCTACAACCGGGTCTGACAAAAACCATGGTCCACGTCACATGCACCACAGTCT TGCTGGCAGCGACGTGTCTGCTTCTAAGTCAAG ATGTTGTCACAGAGACAGTTACCACCTGTGAAGTCGAGACTATCCATAGCCTGAGTTGTG ATATCGGAGTGATCAGGGTGTATGAAGCCCTGTATGGACGTGCAGACAGTGTGACCTGCGGTGATGGAAGACCTCCGGGACAGCTCGCCGACACAACGTGCTCTCAAGATGGCACTGTGGACGTCCTCAAGAGACG GTGTGACGGAAGAATAGTGTGTGATGTGAGAGTGAGTGACTTCGGCTCACCTGATCCCTGCACAGGCACCTATAAATATCTACAGACCAAGTACACCTGCCTCCCAGCAA TTCACCAAGTGACATGTGAGCACTCTTTCGCCTCCCTGCAGTGTG ATGAAGGGAATCTTATATTTGTCATTGGTGCCCATTATGGACGCCACGACCGGACCACATGCATTTCCCAACGGCCTGAGTCTCAGATCCAAAACATCGACTGCTCACGCCAGCAAGCCAGCAAGgtttttgaaag CTGCGATGGGAAAAACGGCTGCGTTATCAAAGCCAGCAACTCGGTGTTTGGAGACCCCTGTTATGGCACATTCAAGTACCTGGAGGTCGCttacatatgtaaatgtgggtAG
- the dnajc16 gene encoding dnaJ homolog subfamily C member 16, which yields MMAGSKMSVQLAVLVLLSVLLTGAAHAAGPEMDPYKILGVTRSASQAEIKKVYKRLAKEWHPDKNKNPGAEDMFIKITKSYEILSSEDKRANYDRYGQTDDTQPYGGGARYGQRKEGFYFDESFFNFPFNSKNHRDFADSKYTLHFNQYVNDVVPDSYKRPYLIKITSDWCFSCIHIEPVWKEVVQEMETLGVGIGVVDVGYERRLANHLGAHRTPSILGVINGKVTFFHYAVAKEHLRQFVEDLLPQRLVEWVTDKNDLQFLSSWHELNKPHVLLFDQVPVVPLLYKLTAFAYKDYLQFGYVDQGLSETAELQKQFNINTYAPTMLVFKENVDKPADIIQAKGMKKQIIDDFMSNNRFLLVPRLVNQKLFDELCPVKQFHRRRKYCVLLITGDEETFSFGNQAFLSFASTNSKEVVRFSYVYQRLQQPLCDIFMQNKDTAESPAQVVILERRNAAGKALFKPVTAWNGSEEDKQRLLEELERLQKDPSILVHDAMLPELNNEFASMFVIRWIYASYDYLAEVIDDILHNNWREMMPLLSLIFSALFILFGTVVVQAFSDSSEDKQMKPKAKDGTKAENGSPGTGSASSRPPKKNFVEVTELTDITYISNLVKLRPGHMNIVLVLTDASKNILLSKFAKEVYSFTGSMTLHFSFLNIDKHGEWMITLLEYAQDAMQIDADEDDGGSHKMDYTGYVLALNGHKKYLCLFKPVYTGEDLDSKSSEDEGGNSGGRSRSSSRDDHLPRRSNRSRSLSTLQIHHKLDRLGLWMERLMEGTLPRYYIPTWPGLDKITPGK from the exons ATGATGGCAGGGTCAAAGATGTCTGTGCAGCTGGCTGTGCTGGTGCTCCTCTCAGTGCTGCTGACAGGAGCAGCCCATGCTGCCGGGCCTGAGATGGACCCATACAAAATCCTGGGAGTAACCAGGAGTGCAAGCCAGGCTGAGATCAAGAAGGTCTATAAGCGTCTTGCAAAAGAATG GCAtcctgacaaaaacaagaatccGGGTGCTGAGGACATGTTTATCAAGATTACCAAATCTTATGAG ATCCTGTCCAGTGAAGACAAACGTGCCAATTATGACCGTTATGGGCAGACTGATGACACCCAGCCATACGGCGGCGGCGCTCGCTACGGTCAGCGCAAAGAAGGCTTTTACTTTGACGAGTCCTTCTTCAACTTTCCCTTCAACAGCAAGAACCACAGGGACTTTGCTGACAGCAAGTATACGTTGCACTTTAACCAGTATGTCAACGACGTAGTGCCTGACAGCTACAAGAGACCGTACCTGATAAAGATCACGTCTGACTGGTGCTTCAGCTGCATCCACATCGAGCCTGTATGGAAAGAGGTGGTGCAGGAGATGGAGACTCTAG GTGTCGGGATAGGCGTGGTGGATGTTGGCTATGAGAGACGGTTAGCCAATCACCTCGGTGCTCATCGCACCCCATCAATACTAGGAGTCATTAACGGCAAAGTGACATTTTTCCATTACGCTGTAGCAAAGGAGCACCTGAGACAGTTTGTAGAAGACCTTCTTCCTCAGAGACTTGTGGAGTGG GTCACCGACAAGAATGACCTGCAGTTCTTGAGCAGCTGGCATGAGCTCAACAAGCCACACGTGCTTCTGTTCGACCAAGTGCCTGTAGTTCCTCTGCTTTACAAG CTGACAGCATTTGCTTATAAGGACTACCTGCAGTTTGGCTATGTGGACCAGGGCCTTTCAGAGACCGCTGAGCTGCAGAAACAGTTCAATATTAACACCTACGCTCCGACCATGTTGGTGTTCAAAGAGAACGTTGACAAGCCTGCTGACATCATACAG GCTAAAGGAATGAAAAAGCAAATCATTGATGACTTCATGTCAAACAACAGATTCCTCCTCGTGCCACGGCTGGTCAATCAGAAGCTCTTTGATGAGCTCTGTCCGGTCAAACAGTTCCATAGACGCAGGAA ATACTGTGTCCTGCTGATCACGGGTGACGAAGAGACCTTTTCTTTTGGGAACCAGGCGTTTCTTTCATTTGCCTCTACCAATAGCAAGGAAGTTGTGAGATTCTCTTATGTGTACCAACGGCTACAGCAACCTCTTTGTGACATCTTCATGCAGAACAAGGACACTGCAGAGTCACCAGCACAG GTGGTGATCCTGGAGCGGCGTAATGCTGCAGGGAAGGCCTTGTTCAAGCCAGTGACCGCCTGGAACGGCAGTGAGGAAGACAAGCAACGTCttctggaggagctggagcgACTTCAGAAGGACCCGTCCATCCTCGTCCACGACGCCATGCTGCCCGAGCTCAACAACGAGTTTGCCTCT ATGTTTGTAATCCGATGGATCTATGCGTCGTACGATTACCTCGCTGAAGTCATCGATGACATCCTGCACAACAACTG GCGTGAGATGATGCCTCTTCTGTCCCTCATCTTCTCTGCCTTGTTCATCTTGTTTGGAACTGTGGTCGTCCAGGCCTTCAG tgacTCCAGTGAAGATAAGCAGATGAAACCAAAGGCAAAGGATGGAACCAAAGCAGAAAACGGGTCACCAGGGACCGGTAGTGCTTCAAG TCGGCCTCCCAAGAAGAATTTTGTGGAGGTGACGGAGCTGACGGACATCACTTACATCAGCAACCTGGTGAAGCTGAGGCCAGGACACATGAACATAGTGCTGGTGCTCACTGACGCATCCAAGAACATCCTTCTTAGCAAGTTTGCCAAAGAGGTCTACTCCTTCACAGG GAGCATGACGCTGCATTTCTCCTTCCTGAATATCGACAAGCACGGTGAGTGGATGATCACACTGCTGGAATATGCCCAGGACGCCATGCAGATCGATGCGGACGAGGATGACGGGGGAAGCCACAAGATGGACTACACCGGATATGTGCTGGCACTTAACGGCCACAAAAAGTACCTTTGCCTGTTTAAGCCCGTCTACACTGGGGAAGACCTCGACAGTAAGTCGTCTGAGGATGAAGGAGGCAATTCAGGGGGGAGGTCGAGGTCCAGCTCCCGTGACGACCACCTGCCGCGCAGATCCAACCGATCCCGCAGCTTATCCACCCTGCAGATCCACCACAAGCTGGACCGCCTGGGGTTATGGATGGAAAGGCTCATGGAAGGCACTTTGCCTCGCTACTACATCCCAACGTGGCCAGGACTAGACAAGATCACCCCCGGTAAATAG
- the casp9 gene encoding caspase-9: protein MEESQKKILQRNRTSLVRDLDPSNLYDGLIEKGVFTQDMIDEIKSSGTRRDQARQMVRDLETRGSRAFPLFLECLQETGQHSLAELLQNGAPAVRLQPATPTQVVRPVLQPLPVSSPMDVDKQSKVDVPVYPVPRPSTTPTPSPEYIRPRPQGRTRRDSIQSYKMDASPCGHCLIINNVEFEPESELSNRKGSNIDCDKLERRFKALNFIVEVKTNLKQRQIKHKLSSLCKKDHSQYDCCVVIMLSHGTEVSHNRFPGAVYGVDGQHVPVQLITNYLNGQHCPSLQGKPKLFFFQACGGGEKDTGFEVSPDEVEPSVGGADDQTDAIPMSSSSDSLSTSDEPDARATLPTPCDILVSYSTFPGYVSWRDTQSGSWYVETLDRILEENASTDDLVTMLMMVTNEVSKNSAKGLYKQMPGSFNFLRKLLHFQTQA, encoded by the exons ATGGAGGAAAGCCAAAAGAAGATTCTTCAGCGCAACAGGACCAGTCTCGTGAGAGACCTGGACCCATCAAACCTTTATGATGGCCTTATTGAAAAGGGAGTTTTTACCCAAGACATGATCGACGAGATTAAG AGCTCTGGGACCAGGCGTGATCAGGCCAGACAAATGGTCCGGGACCTGGAGACCCGTGGGAGTCGAGCTTTTCCATTATTTCTGGAGTGCCTTCAGGAGACGGGTCAGCACAGTTTGGCAGAGCTTCTTCAGAATGGAGCTCCAGCAGTTCGGCTCCAGCCTGCAACACCGACTCAGGTTGTCCGACCTGttctccagcctctgccagtgt CCTCTCCTATGGATGTTGATAAGCAAAGTAAAGTTGACGTCCCCGTCTATCCAGTACCGAGACCCAGTACTACTCCGACTCCAT CACCTGAGTACATAAGACCAAGGCCACAAGGCAGAACTCGACGGGATAGCATTCAG agctaTAAAATGGATGCCAGCCCATGTGGACATTGCCTCATCATAAACAACGTAGAGTTTGAACCTGAGAGCGAGCTGAGCAATCGCAAAGGCTCCAACATAGACTGTGACAAGCTGGAGAGAAGATTCAAGGCACTCAACTTTATTGTGGAAGTTAAGACGAACCTGAAACAAAGA CAAATCAAACATAAGCTGTCGTCTTTATGTAAGAAAGACCACTCACAATACGACTGCTGCGTCGTCATCATGCTGTCCCATGGGACTGAG GTGAGTCACAACCGCTTCCCTGGGGCCGTGTATGGTGTGGATGGACAGCATGTCCCAGTTCAGCTCATCACTAACTACCTCAATGGCCAGCATTGTCCCTCTTTACAGGGCAAACCCAAACTGTTCTTCTTCCAGGCCTGTGGAGGAG GTGAAAAAGACACGGGCTTTGAGGTGTCCCCTGATGAGGTTGAACCATCCGTCGGTGGAGCGGATGATCAGACGGACGCCATTCCGATGTCGTCCAGCAGCGACTCTCTGAGCACGTCTGACGAGCCGGACGCCAGAGCCACGCTGCCCACCCCGTGTGACATTCTGGTGTCCTACTCTACTTTTCcgg GTTATGTGTCCTGGAGAGACACCCAGTCAGGCTCCTGGTACGTGGAGACACTGGACCGGATTCTTGAGGAGAATGCTTCTACCGATGACCTGGTCACAATGTTGATGATG GTTACCAATGAAGTCTCCAAAAACTCTGCAAAAGGGCTCTACAAACAAATGCCCGGCTCCTTTAACTTCCTCCGCAAACTTCTCCACTTTCAAACCCAAGCATAG